From Montipora foliosa isolate CH-2021 chromosome 6, ASM3666993v2, whole genome shotgun sequence, a single genomic window includes:
- the LOC138006777 gene encoding uncharacterized protein, protein MRRTLASLVFTCFIASSLWSVGFSLADQSYLIKRKGNCGEYLTYEDCLKEAYVQSGKCRTSNENQFSVNHYDICDKYLEHAKKLCKTHSAKASCLQCFEKTEEVLESCSIFSQKINCDLNATAKECNETKEAFVKYCRLKQCDVCKDTFCRNGGKCAERFAAWCSCPAGFTGAFCQRSMCAEKPCQNGGTCNGVNLCSCPSPYGGEHCQRVRLGSKEYPAPNAQAILDAGDSVGSGMYWIQPPGETASAETFCDMKFAGGGWMLASYGYVSTTALHANNKAIPNMNNPFGFAWLPNKRRSLNGLINLPHGAVKMAINANYMIMAGGNNPASGGIEQYAYVYRIFLKNNPFNITFENHNRYNGGQKGRMHVQEFIVEALKGESGTYLRFGLAEALGVTWTDSYPTGYGFSNKNAPFAIFDKGPFFPSVHSGSGRNPCSGCTPTDFAPDVPGGSPHYTYRGWYTANNYGKTGQTSIWFK, encoded by the exons ATGAGAAGAACTTTAGCATCGCTTGTTTTCACTTGTTTCATCGCGTCAAGCCTCTGGTCTGTTGGGTTCTCTCTGGCCGATCAAAGCTACTTgataaaaagaaagggaaactGTGGAGAG TACTTGACGTACGAGGACTGTTTGAAAGAAGCTTATGTGCAATCCGGAAAATGCAGGACATCAAATGAGAACCAATTCTCGGTCAACCATTACGACATCTGTGATAAGTATCTTGAGCACGCGAAAAAGCTGTGTAAAACTCACAGCGCAAAAG CGTCATGCCTGCAATGTTTTGAGAAAACGGAAGAAGTATTGGAAAGCTGCTCAATATTTTCCCAGAAGATCAATTGTGACCTGAATGCAACAGCTAAGGAATGCAACGAAACAAAGGAGGCTTTTGTCAAGTACTGCCGTCTCAAACAGTGCGATG TGTGTAAAGATACTTTCTGTCGCAACGGAGGTAAATGCGCTGAAAGATTTGCTGCTTGGTGCTCTTGTCCTGCAGGATTCACCGGAGCTTTCTGCCAAAGGA GCATGTGTGCAGAAAAACCATGTCAAAACGGTGGTACTTGCAATGGCGTAAATCTCTGCAGTTGCCCATCTCCTTATGGAGGTGAACATTGTCAGAGAGTGAGACTTGGAAGCAAAGAGTATCCCGCACCAAACGCCCAGGCCATTCTAGATGCCGGCGATAGCGTGGGCAGCGGCATGTACTGGATCCAGCCCCCTGGTGAAACAGCATCGGCTGAGACGTTCTGTGACATGAAGTTTGCAGGCGGAGGATGGATGCTAGCGAGTTATGGCTACGTTTCTACAACTGCATTACATGCTAATAACAAAGCCATCCCCAACATGAATAATCCCTTTGGTTTCGCGTGGCTGCCCAACAAACGCAGATCCTTAAATGGCCTTATTAATCTACCGCACGGAGCTGTAAAAATGGCTATTAACGCAAATTATATGATCATGGCCGGAGGAAACAACCCAGCCTCAGGGGGTATCGAACAGTATGCTTACGTGTACAGGATTTTTCTTAAGAACAACCCCTTCAACATTACATTCGAAAACCATAACCGCTATAATGGCGGACAGAAGGGTCGTATGCACGTCCAAGAATTCATTGTTGAAGCCCTAAAAGGAGAAAGTGGGACCTACCTGAGATTCGGTCTGGCAGAGGCTCTTGGGGTTACTTGGACTGATTCTTATCCGACCGGGTATGGTTTCAGCAACAAGAACGCACCATTTGCAATATTTGACAAAGGCCCCTTTTTCCCAAGTGTTCATTCAGGGTCGGGACGAAATCCCTGTAGTGGCTGCACTCCAACGGATTTCGCTCCGGATGTTCCCGGCGGGTCACCTCATTACACTTATCGTGGGTGGTACACTGCCAACAACTATGGAAAAACAGGGCAAACGTCTATTTGGTTCAAATAA